CCGTGTCCAGCTTCTCCAGGGGGAGATCGTGGAGATGACACCTCAGAGCGCCGCCCATGCGGCCGCCGTCGAGTTGGTGCAGGGCGCCCTGCAGGCGCTTGGAGCGGAGTACCGTGTTCGCGTGCAACTGCCCCTGGCCCTGACACCGGATTCTGAGCCGGAGCCCGACCTGGCCGTCGTCGCAGGACCTCCACGCACCCGTGCCGAGCACCACCCGGCGACGGCCGTCCTGGTCGTGGAAGTTGCCGACACCACGCTGGAGTTCGACCGCACCCGCAAGTACGCGATCTATGCCCGGGCGCGCATCCCGGAGTACTGGATTGTCAACCTCGTGGACCATGTCCTGGAGGTTTATCGAGATCCGCAGGAATCCACTTACCGGACAACGTTGCGCCTCGCCCCGGGCCAGAGCATCGCGCCCCTAGCCGTCCCGACATCGCAGATCCCGGTGAGCGATCTGCTTCCGTAGGGCCCCCTCCACCGTCTCCCCCTGGCTGTAGCACCCGGACATCGAGGATCTTCACTACCGGGTTGAAACCGACCGCAAGGTGGCCTTACGCGGCCTTTGCGTGCCCTTGTGAACGGGACTG
This Armatimonadota bacterium DNA region includes the following protein-coding sequences:
- a CDS encoding Uma2 family endonuclease, translated to MGVRTKLWTREEYERLVAAGAFPPEARVQLLQGEIVEMTPQSAAHAAAVELVQGALQALGAEYRVRVQLPLALTPDSEPEPDLAVVAGPPRTRAEHHPATAVLVVEVADTTLEFDRTRKYAIYARARIPEYWIVNLVDHVLEVYRDPQESTYRTTLRLAPGQSIAPLAVPTSQIPVSDLLP